One window from the genome of Candidatus Chlorohelix allophototropha encodes:
- a CDS encoding prepilin peptidase encodes MDWLARAPRGYARGGTSATVTGLNLEILAYILCGLAGLGAGWVANIVANRFPIEERALFAPLRCMKGGEPLHWYDHFPVFGFLLQKGVCRHCGKKLPLRFPLLELLLVACFVTAWARFQNAPLYIYAVSVFYITLMVVVGAIDLRHRLIFPAMIYLGCLVAILTGILSGAHPDGFLPDGIGSGILGALFCGITFQLLYWLAIAIYRVRALGFGDVLLAALMGFILGFPGSVAALFMGAVLNGIAAGLVMLLGKKGRREFIPYGTTLCLATMLTIMFGESVWRWGPLGILTDLLGLLFEIIFRFMLNILGVQAS; translated from the coding sequence TTGGACTGGCTTGCCCGCGCCCCGCGAGGTTATGCTCGCGGCGGTACAAGCGCCACAGTAACCGGGCTTAATTTGGAGATTCTGGCTTACATATTGTGCGGTCTCGCCGGATTGGGAGCAGGTTGGGTAGCCAATATTGTGGCTAATCGCTTCCCGATTGAAGAACGCGCTCTTTTCGCTCCCCTGCGTTGTATGAAGGGGGGCGAACCCTTGCACTGGTACGATCATTTCCCTGTGTTCGGCTTTTTGTTACAAAAAGGGGTTTGCCGCCATTGTGGGAAGAAACTCCCACTCCGTTTCCCACTACTCGAATTGTTATTAGTTGCCTGCTTCGTCACTGCATGGGCGCGCTTCCAAAATGCTCCACTCTATATTTATGCGGTTAGCGTCTTCTACATTACCCTGATGGTGGTGGTTGGCGCAATTGATCTGCGTCACCGTTTGATATTTCCCGCCATGATTTACTTGGGCTGTCTGGTGGCAATCCTCACCGGCATCCTGAGTGGTGCACACCCTGACGGTTTTTTGCCGGACGGAATTGGAAGTGGGATACTAGGCGCGCTTTTCTGCGGCATAACCTTCCAATTGCTCTATTGGCTGGCAATCGCGATCTACCGAGTCAGGGCGTTAGGCTTTGGCGATGTGCTACTGGCAGCTTTGATGGGCTTCATACTTGGCTTTCCCGGTTCGGTGGCGGCACTTTTTATGGGTGCGGTGCTTAATGGAATCGCGGCAGGGCTGGTGATGCTTCTCGGTAAAAAAGGGCGACGAGAATTCATCCCTTATGGTACTACCCTGTGCCTCGCAACGATGCTAACCATAATGTTCGGCGAAAGTGTCTGGCGCTGGGGACCTTTAGGCATACTCACGGACTTGCTTGGTTTGCTATTTGAAATAATCTTCCGTTTTATGCTCAATATCCTCGGCGTGCAGGCAAGCTAA
- the mltG gene encoding endolytic transglycosylase MltG encodes MNIISRLSGITLKIIFGLIMIVVVVVAGFGVYFFMEVGSRPSSSTDVVPFNINVGESFSQVTGDLYDAKLVRNTFVFRIRARLLGAEERIQSGYFYLRRDMTMDEILETITSARLVERQVTIPEGLRLEQIAARLEEKGWNKEKFIQLVKKGDYQFGFLDDKPPGASVEGFLFPDTYRIPASYTEDDIIIMMLKRFGDQYSAPLRDKARTGMGIYKVVTMASLIEREAVVASERPIIASVFYNRLNKGMMLQSDPTAQWARDTENARNNLNFSKWWDKPVPKDLEIDSPYNTYKAKALPPGPICNPGLASLSAATEPATTDYYYFVATGDKEGTHDFSRTYEEHALKVKQYSS; translated from the coding sequence TTGAATATCATCTCCCGGCTATCCGGCATAACCCTCAAAATCATTTTCGGTCTAATAATGATAGTAGTAGTGGTAGTAGCAGGATTCGGCGTATATTTCTTTATGGAAGTAGGCTCACGCCCAAGCTCCAGCACCGATGTAGTGCCTTTTAACATCAACGTCGGGGAGAGCTTCAGCCAAGTTACGGGGGATTTATACGATGCCAAGTTGGTGCGTAATACCTTTGTCTTTCGGATACGCGCCCGTTTGTTAGGGGCAGAAGAGCGCATACAATCAGGCTATTTCTACTTGCGACGGGATATGACGATGGATGAAATCCTCGAAACCATCACCAGCGCCCGTTTAGTAGAACGACAAGTCACTATCCCAGAAGGGCTGCGACTGGAGCAAATAGCCGCCCGCCTTGAAGAAAAGGGCTGGAACAAAGAAAAGTTCATCCAGCTTGTCAAAAAGGGCGATTACCAGTTTGGCTTCTTGGACGACAAGCCGCCGGGCGCTTCGGTAGAAGGTTTCCTGTTTCCCGATACCTATCGTATACCCGCCAGCTATACCGAAGACGACATTATTATCATGATGCTCAAACGCTTCGGCGACCAATATAGCGCACCCTTGCGCGATAAGGCGCGTACTGGTATGGGCATTTACAAAGTCGTGACCATGGCTTCGCTGATAGAACGCGAGGCGGTGGTAGCGTCCGAACGTCCTATAATCGCCAGTGTGTTTTACAATCGCCTAAACAAAGGAATGATGTTACAATCAGACCCAACCGCTCAGTGGGCGCGCGACACCGAAAATGCCCGGAATAACCTGAATTTTAGCAAATGGTGGGATAAGCCTGTACCCAAAGACCTTGAAATAGACTCACCCTATAATACCTACAAAGCGAAAGCTTTACCACCCGGTCCAATCTGTAATCCGGGTTTGGCTTCACTCAGTGCCGCTACCGAACCTGCCACCACCGATTATTATTACTTTGTGGCAACAGGGGACAAGGAAGGCACGCACGATTTCTCACGCACTTACGAAGAACACGCCCTAAAAGTAAAGCAGTATAGCAGTTAA
- a CDS encoding glycosyltransferase family 4 protein, translating into MRFAINAHLVAANSTYRQAGVSRYTELLINNLAELDREDEFIIYTAPGQQPPGFAEAPNFRLAISHLPTVRPPVRIGWEQFLAPSILLKDRPALLHCPVNVVPLAAPCPTVLTIHDLGFLRFPERYKTAKRLYLTTATKLSAKRAAHIITDAEAIRQEVIELLKVPPHKVTAIPLAADQRFKPITDTAQLEAFRREKELPARFVLYVGTLEPRKNLPLLLQGFARLRHEQPHTVKGVELVLGGGKGWMYEEIFRLVRELGLAEITRFPGYISDADLPLWYNIADVMVYPSLYEGFGFPPLEAMSCGTPVITSNTSSLPEVVGDAGITITPTDDRELAHALARILTEPGLSEDLRRRGLAQAARFNYRETARRTLEVYRQVASK; encoded by the coding sequence ATGCGTTTCGCAATTAACGCTCATCTGGTAGCGGCTAATTCTACCTACCGTCAAGCGGGGGTCAGCCGCTATACCGAACTTCTAATCAACAACCTCGCCGAACTTGATCGGGAGGACGAATTCATTATCTACACCGCGCCGGGACAACAACCGCCCGGTTTCGCAGAAGCACCCAATTTTCGGTTGGCGATTAGCCATTTGCCCACCGTTAGACCTCCGGTACGAATCGGCTGGGAGCAATTTCTCGCCCCGTCCATACTATTAAAAGACCGTCCGGCGTTGTTGCATTGTCCCGTGAATGTCGTTCCGTTGGCAGCGCCCTGCCCTACCGTTCTGACTATTCATGATTTGGGCTTCCTGCGCTTCCCAGAGCGTTACAAAACCGCAAAACGCCTGTACCTAACCACTGCCACCAAGCTTTCGGCGAAACGTGCCGCCCATATCATCACCGATGCCGAAGCAATCAGGCAAGAGGTTATAGAGTTGCTGAAAGTACCGCCCCACAAGGTGACAGCCATTCCGCTCGCTGCCGACCAACGCTTCAAGCCAATAACCGACACGGCACAACTGGAAGCCTTCCGCCGCGAAAAAGAATTGCCCGCCCGTTTCGTGTTATATGTAGGAACGCTTGAACCCCGCAAAAATCTACCCTTGCTGTTGCAGGGCTTTGCCCGTTTGCGCCACGAACAGCCCCATACAGTAAAAGGGGTGGAACTGGTATTAGGAGGGGGCAAAGGCTGGATGTACGAGGAGATTTTCCGGTTGGTACGCGAATTGGGACTTGCGGAAATAACTCGCTTTCCGGGCTACATTAGTGATGCTGATTTGCCCTTATGGTATAATATCGCAGATGTAATGGTGTACCCAAGCCTTTATGAAGGTTTTGGTTTTCCACCTCTGGAGGCAATGTCTTGCGGAACGCCCGTAATTACCAGCAATACCAGCAGCCTGCCAGAAGTGGTAGGAGATGCCGGTATTACAATAACACCAACGGATGACAGGGAACTAGCGCACGCGCTGGCACGTATTCTTACTGAACCCGGTTTGAGCGAAGATTTGCGCCGTCGAGGGTTGGCACAAGCCGCCCGGTTCAATTACCGTGAAACTGCACGCAGAACTCTGGAAGTTTACCGACAGGTTGCATCGAAATAA
- a CDS encoding ABC transporter ATP-binding protein has translation MATRIEKRELREIVDRKPQARPRLQRNELVRLLAFAKPYWVWLVVAAIAMIIGSVLGLALPAMAGGLIDTVFVKADRNGLNNIALILLLVFAFQAFFIFLQSYLLNNAGERIVNDLRVKLYSHLQTLSLGFFNERRTGELMSRLTNDVTMVQNAVTTNLISAAQSLLTLIGAIVMIVTRDWRMTLLILALIPILTAVAITVGKRIRFHSNEVQKYLGETTTILEETISNQKTVMAFTRESYEIGRYKSGIGQVYAAAMRRIRLQSGFVALITFLSFSAIIVVLWFGGQQVLDGHLTPGELVSILIYMGVVAGPIGTLTGLFSEFQKALGGAERIFNLLDEPASVTDLPDAKPLAQGSGNMRFEEVFFDYDERSSVLRGVSFEAKQGQVVALVGPSGAGKTTIANLIPRFYDPKMGRITLDGHDIRDVTLKSLREQIGIVPQEPVLFGTTVLQNIAYGRLEASRAEIEEAARGANAHQFIEKLPDGYETLVGERGVKLSGGQRQRIAIARAILRNPRILILDEATSSLDNESESLVQEALDRLMKDRTTIVIAHRLTTIEKANKIVVMDKGELVEEGTHADLIEREGLYYRLYTRNFQDD, from the coding sequence ATGGCAACAAGAATAGAAAAACGCGAATTGCGCGAGATAGTAGATAGAAAACCACAAGCCCGACCTCGCCTTCAACGCAACGAATTGGTGCGTTTGTTGGCTTTCGCCAAACCATACTGGGTGTGGCTGGTAGTAGCGGCAATTGCGATGATAATCGGAAGTGTGCTTGGTCTGGCGCTACCGGCGATGGCAGGTGGCTTGATAGATACTGTTTTTGTTAAAGCTGATCGCAACGGTCTTAACAACATCGCCCTGATTCTGCTGCTGGTATTCGCCTTCCAAGCGTTTTTCATCTTCCTGCAAAGTTATCTGCTGAACAATGCGGGCGAGCGTATCGTCAACGATCTGCGAGTAAAGCTCTACAGCCACCTGCAAACACTGTCACTCGGCTTCTTCAACGAACGGCGCACCGGCGAACTCATGAGCCGCCTTACTAATGATGTGACGATGGTACAGAATGCCGTCACTACCAACTTGATAAGCGCGGCGCAAAGCCTTCTGACTCTGATTGGCGCAATTGTCATGATAGTGACACGCGATTGGCGTATGACGCTGCTTATATTGGCGTTGATACCGATACTAACTGCCGTTGCCATAACTGTGGGCAAGCGCATCCGGTTTCACTCTAATGAAGTACAGAAGTATCTGGGCGAGACCACCACGATTCTGGAAGAAACCATTAGCAATCAGAAAACCGTGATGGCTTTTACCCGTGAAAGCTACGAGATAGGTCGCTACAAGAGCGGAATCGGTCAGGTGTACGCTGCTGCCATGCGCCGTATTCGTTTACAGAGCGGTTTTGTGGCTTTGATCACCTTCCTCAGCTTCAGCGCCATTATTGTAGTGCTGTGGTTTGGCGGACAGCAGGTATTAGATGGACATCTCACCCCTGGCGAACTGGTTTCAATCCTGATTTATATGGGCGTAGTAGCAGGTCCCATCGGCACTCTTACCGGGCTATTCAGCGAGTTCCAGAAAGCGTTGGGCGGGGCAGAACGTATCTTCAATCTACTTGACGAACCCGCCAGTGTAACCGATTTGCCGGATGCAAAACCGCTAGCACAGGGAAGCGGCAATATGCGCTTTGAAGAGGTCTTTTTCGATTATGACGAGCGCAGCAGTGTATTACGCGGTGTAAGTTTTGAAGCAAAACAAGGTCAAGTTGTCGCTCTGGTTGGACCAAGCGGCGCAGGTAAAACCACTATCGCCAATCTGATACCGCGTTTCTATGACCCTAAAATGGGACGTATCACGCTGGATGGGCATGATATTCGGGACGTAACCCTAAAAAGCTTGCGCGAGCAAATTGGTATAGTCCCGCAAGAGCCAGTATTATTTGGCACTACCGTACTTCAGAACATTGCTTACGGAAGGCTAGAAGCAAGTCGCGCAGAGATCGAAGAAGCAGCACGCGGGGCTAACGCCCACCAGTTTATCGAGAAATTACCGGATGGCTATGAAACGTTGGTGGGTGAAAGAGGGGTAAAACTTTCCGGTGGGCAACGCCAGCGCATTGCTATTGCCCGCGCCATTCTACGCAACCCACGTATCCTGATTCTGGATGAAGCCACCAGTTCGCTAGATAATGAAAGCGAGAGCTTGGTGCAGGAAGCGCTGGATCGGTTGATGAAAGACCGTACCACCATTGTGATTGCACATCGCCTTACCACTATTGAGAAGGCAAATAAAATCGTGGTGATGGATAAAGGCGAATTGGTAGAAGAAGGCACGCATGCGGATTTGATAGAGCGAGAGGGTTTGTATTACCGCCTCTATACCCGTAATTTTCAAGACGACTGA
- the aroE gene encoding shikimate dehydrogenase yields the protein MTQLPETTKRLYRADGTPRPVGVIGYPVSHSRSPQFQNAAFEYYNLPHRYEKWEVAPEDLAAFLLEMKNQDFLGLNVTIPHKESVLDHLETGTPEVGDVGAANTLFLHEDQYMAGHNTDVGGFLQVLKEEGCEVAGIRAMVLGAGGAARAIIYALAKAGAIEISIANRTIERAAELCDVFAEQFPNCHIFPLPFDSAGWPPNRNPRNLIVNTTSFGLKPEDKDKPFPFTAWQLSGHHPDRMTYFFDLVYGDTPFLKQARSEKAQHMIDGTSMLVYQGALSFELWTGLPAPREVMLAAVQAPQ from the coding sequence ATGACCCAGTTGCCGGAAACAACCAAACGTCTTTATCGCGCCGATGGAACACCCCGCCCGGTTGGTGTCATCGGATATCCAGTCAGCCATTCGCGTTCGCCCCAATTCCAGAACGCTGCCTTCGAATATTACAACTTGCCGCATCGCTACGAAAAATGGGAAGTAGCGCCGGAAGATTTGGCTGCTTTCCTGCTAGAAATGAAAAATCAGGATTTTTTGGGCTTAAATGTAACTATCCCACATAAGGAAAGTGTACTAGATCATCTGGAAACCGGTACGCCTGAAGTGGGCGATGTAGGCGCAGCAAATACTTTGTTCTTACATGAAGATCAATACATGGCAGGGCACAATACAGACGTGGGCGGTTTCCTACAAGTTCTGAAAGAGGAAGGTTGCGAAGTAGCAGGTATCCGGGCGATGGTGCTTGGCGCAGGAGGGGCAGCACGCGCCATAATTTACGCCTTGGCAAAGGCAGGCGCAATAGAAATCTCCATAGCAAACCGCACTATCGAACGCGCCGCCGAGCTATGTGATGTTTTCGCAGAACAGTTCCCTAATTGTCATATTTTCCCCTTGCCCTTTGACTCGGCGGGTTGGCCTCCCAACCGTAACCCCCGCAACCTGATTGTAAATACTACTTCCTTTGGCTTAAAACCCGAAGATAAGGATAAACCTTTCCCCTTTACCGCTTGGCAATTGAGCGGGCATCACCCTGATCGAATGACTTATTTCTTTGATTTGGTCTATGGGGACACCCCGTTCCTGAAGCAGGCGCGTAGCGAGAAAGCGCAACACATGATAGACGGTACGAGTATGCTGGTGTATCAGGGTGCGCTCAGTTTTGAGCTTTGGACTGGCTTGCCCGCGCCCCGCGAGGTTATGCTCGCGGCGGTACAAGCGCCACAGTAA
- a CDS encoding carboxylesterase/lipase family protein, with the protein MPDLVVNTKYGAVRGVSIDNVVAFKGIPYAAPPFGANRFKTPQPVVAWDGVRDTSNYGPTVIKPPYFPPFDSLFVEPQYPGEECLNLNIWTPDLGQARLPVYVWVHGGAFANGSNAVPAYDGAKFARDGIVCVVINYRLGADGFLFLDDGISNLGILDQVTALRWVQENIRAFGGDPENVTIGGESAGSFSVTTLLSMPLTKGLFRRVIAQSGAGHHVLSTGTAKRVGGYLADKLGVAPTREAIAAVSFEKLVMAQARLSGEVFANPNPAVWGEVAGNVMPFEPVVDGDIIPARPIDGLFAGAGAGVDLLVGTNTEEYRLFMVPNNSIAYINDTFLSRAIMAYGLPLHETLFTYKEKRPEASAGELLEAIATDWFFRIPAIRLAEAQQNQGGATYMYEFSWRSPEYDGRLGACHALEIAFAFDNLDKDNGRLGTGNPQHLADSMHASWVSFITTGNPGWQQYELDQRATMNFNLTNQLQFDPRWEERILWEGKR; encoded by the coding sequence ATGCCTGACTTAGTTGTAAATACCAAATATGGAGCCGTGCGTGGTGTCAGCATTGATAATGTAGTTGCATTCAAAGGTATTCCCTATGCTGCCCCGCCCTTTGGCGCAAACCGTTTCAAAACACCGCAACCGGTTGTAGCTTGGGATGGAGTGCGAGATACTTCAAATTATGGACCGACAGTGATAAAACCGCCATACTTCCCACCTTTCGATTCTCTTTTTGTAGAACCGCAGTACCCCGGTGAGGAGTGCCTAAATCTTAACATTTGGACTCCCGATTTAGGACAAGCAAGGTTACCGGTTTACGTCTGGGTGCATGGGGGTGCCTTCGCTAACGGTTCAAACGCTGTACCAGCTTATGACGGGGCGAAGTTTGCCCGCGATGGAATAGTATGCGTAGTTATAAACTATCGATTAGGAGCGGACGGCTTCCTATTTCTAGACGATGGTATTTCTAACCTCGGAATACTTGATCAGGTTACCGCACTACGATGGGTACAAGAGAATATTCGCGCCTTCGGGGGTGACCCAGAAAATGTGACAATCGGGGGCGAGTCAGCCGGAAGTTTTAGCGTGACCACGCTGCTTTCTATGCCACTTACCAAAGGCTTGTTTCGTCGAGTAATTGCGCAGAGCGGGGCGGGACATCATGTGCTATCAACCGGAACCGCCAAAAGGGTGGGGGGCTATCTTGCCGATAAATTGGGAGTTGCACCCACCCGCGAGGCAATTGCTGCCGTATCCTTTGAAAAACTTGTAATGGCGCAGGCACGATTAAGCGGGGAGGTCTTTGCAAACCCGAATCCCGCAGTATGGGGTGAAGTTGCCGGAAACGTTATGCCTTTCGAGCCAGTGGTGGATGGTGATATAATCCCCGCCCGCCCCATTGACGGGCTTTTTGCCGGAGCAGGAGCCGGAGTTGACCTGCTAGTTGGAACTAATACCGAAGAATACAGGCTATTTATGGTGCCGAATAACTCAATTGCCTATATCAATGATACCTTTCTGTCGAGGGCAATTATGGCATATGGATTGCCGCTACACGAAACGTTGTTCACCTATAAAGAAAAACGCCCTGAAGCGAGTGCAGGAGAGTTACTGGAGGCAATAGCTACCGATTGGTTCTTCCGCATTCCTGCTATTCGCCTTGCCGAAGCGCAGCAGAATCAGGGAGGCGCAACTTATATGTATGAATTCAGTTGGCGCTCTCCTGAATATGATGGGCGACTTGGAGCTTGCCATGCGCTAGAAATAGCCTTCGCCTTTGATAATCTAGACAAGGATAACGGACGCTTGGGAACGGGCAATCCGCAGCATCTTGCCGATAGTATGCATGCCTCTTGGGTTTCGTTCATTACCACCGGAAATCCCGGTTGGCAACAGTACGAACTTGACCAACGCGCCACTATGAATTTCAACCTTACTAACCAACTCCAATTTGACCCACGTTGGGAAGAGCGGATTCTGTGGGAAGGTAAACGCTAA
- a CDS encoding NAD(P)H-quinone oxidoreductase, whose translation MKAIVITHPGEPEVLELQEVADPIPATGELLVRVHATALNRADTLQRRGLYPPPPGASEILGLEMAGEVVEVAADSGGQVGQRVMALLAGGGYAQYVTIPAPMAIPIPDGMGYEEAAALPEACLTAYMNLFMLGKLQTGGVALVHAAGSGVGSIAVQMAKAAGTTVLATARNASKLEAVRKLGADFTYDTGNATDFSGWVLQSTEGQGADVILDFVGAPYLSENLKSLNLNGRLVLIGQLGGSKTEVDLGLVMRRRLHILGATLRAQPLERKIEITRRFCEFATPLLAQGRLVPVVDRVFELAEASAAHHYMESNANFGKIVLKVS comes from the coding sequence TTGAAAGCAATTGTAATTACTCATCCGGGCGAACCGGAAGTCCTCGAATTGCAAGAGGTAGCCGATCCCATACCCGCAACGGGCGAATTATTGGTGCGAGTGCATGCTACCGCCTTAAATCGCGCCGATACGTTACAAAGGCGTGGATTATACCCGCCACCGCCCGGTGCCTCGGAAATTCTCGGACTGGAAATGGCAGGAGAAGTTGTAGAGGTAGCGGCAGATAGCGGAGGGCAAGTGGGACAGCGCGTAATGGCGCTTCTGGCAGGTGGAGGTTATGCCCAATACGTGACCATTCCTGCGCCGATGGCAATCCCTATCCCGGACGGCATGGGCTATGAGGAAGCGGCAGCTTTGCCGGAAGCCTGCCTTACCGCCTATATGAACCTGTTTATGTTAGGCAAGTTACAAACGGGTGGTGTAGCATTGGTGCATGCGGCAGGCAGTGGCGTAGGCAGTATTGCAGTGCAGATGGCAAAAGCCGCAGGTACAACGGTATTGGCAACCGCCCGCAATGCTTCCAAACTTGAGGCGGTGCGTAAATTGGGCGCAGATTTTACCTACGATACCGGAAACGCAACCGATTTTTCTGGCTGGGTGTTACAAAGCACCGAAGGGCAAGGGGCAGATGTTATTCTCGATTTTGTGGGCGCACCTTACCTGAGCGAAAATCTGAAAAGCCTTAACCTGAACGGCAGACTGGTGTTGATTGGACAACTGGGTGGAAGCAAAACCGAAGTTGATCTCGGCTTGGTGATGCGCCGTCGCCTGCACATTCTCGGCGCTACTCTGCGAGCGCAACCGCTTGAGCGCAAAATCGAGATTACCCGCCGCTTCTGCGAGTTCGCCACACCTCTACTGGCACAAGGTCGCCTTGTCCCTGTAGTTGACCGAGTATTTGAACTTGCCGAAGCAAGCGCGGCACACCACTATATGGAGAGCAACGCCAACTTTGGAAAAATCGTGCTAAAGGTTTCCTAA
- a CDS encoding ABC transporter ATP-binding protein produces the protein MPDNSSLLLATKNLYKSYVSDEGLLSILSGGKRIPALNGVSLEIQEGEILGLTGESGSGKSALGRIIAGLDKPDRGVVMFMGKPLSGQSEAEVKKARRYLRFISEENFSGLNQVAKNRLDNLLYEMVDRYSGAGGKAEAHALADELVDKFGIPQEFLSRYPNQISGGQRQRYAIARAFATQPRLVVADEPVSNLDLNSRTEILDKMLAVGRRFGTAFLFISHNLSMVRYFAAKGRTAIMFGGRIMEIVPTARLFEFSAHPYTRNLLEINPSPSPLPGAALDPAQALAEYEHYQENDPALATLESEASNLSFQGNFAAAAQLTAASQPGCVFYRWCTERVEECGKVSPTLSPVAFKRGDKSTPIPLSEAEANPHHLVACLHYGKE, from the coding sequence ATGCCTGATAACTCATCTCTCTTACTTGCAACAAAAAATCTTTATAAGAGTTATGTTTCCGATGAGGGCTTGCTGAGCATTCTCTCCGGTGGCAAACGTATTCCGGCGCTCAACGGCGTTTCTCTGGAAATCCAAGAAGGAGAAATCCTCGGCTTAACCGGGGAAAGCGGCAGCGGTAAAAGCGCGCTAGGTAGAATTATTGCCGGGCTGGATAAGCCTGATCGTGGTGTTGTAATGTTCATGGGTAAGCCCTTAAGCGGACAGAGCGAAGCCGAAGTCAAAAAGGCGCGTCGTTATTTGCGCTTTATCTCTGAGGAAAATTTTAGTGGGTTGAACCAAGTTGCCAAGAATCGCCTGGATAACTTACTCTATGAGATGGTTGATCGCTATTCCGGAGCAGGTGGTAAAGCGGAAGCGCACGCTCTTGCCGATGAACTAGTCGATAAATTCGGTATCCCCCAAGAATTTTTGAGCCGTTATCCAAACCAAATCAGTGGTGGTCAGCGACAACGTTATGCCATCGCCCGCGCCTTTGCCACACAACCCCGTCTAGTAGTAGCGGATGAACCGGTCAGCAATTTGGATTTGAACAGTCGCACCGAAATTCTGGATAAAATGCTGGCGGTCGGGCGCAGGTTTGGTACTGCTTTCCTATTTATCTCTCATAATCTTTCGATGGTACGCTACTTCGCCGCTAAAGGACGTACCGCTATAATGTTTGGCGGACGTATCATGGAAATCGTGCCAACCGCACGCCTATTTGAGTTTTCGGCGCATCCCTATACCCGCAATTTGCTTGAAATTAACCCATCCCCTAGCCCTTTGCCCGGTGCAGCCCTCGACCCGGCGCAAGCATTGGCGGAATATGAACATTATCAGGAAAACGACCCGGCGCTTGCAACCCTAGAATCAGAAGCCAGCAACCTAAGCTTTCAGGGTAATTTTGCAGCAGCCGCACAACTTACCGCTGCCAGTCAGCCCGGTTGCGTGTTCTATCGCTGGTGTACCGAAAGAGTTGAAGAATGTGGCAAAGTATCCCCAACGTTATCTCCGGTCGCTTTCAAACGCGGCGACAAAAGTACGCCGATACCTCTTTCTGAAGCAGAAGCCAACCCTCACCATTTGGTAGCTTGTTTGCACTACGGCAAGGAGTAG
- a CDS encoding lysylphosphatidylglycerol synthase transmembrane domain-containing protein, translating into MKYLKFVIGLLISGVCLWLAIKDIQFAKVGDALGTLNWWWLLSISIPTAIVIYLKVWRNQILLKPDHVHKYRLFTALMISYLWNTILPARLGEVVRAYTVARTEKIGTVRVFSAILLEKILDIIPCFVLLLGLIPFLSIEDGFKTSVLLLGSVMVGAFLVCLLMAWQRNRAEKFIKFVLKLLPAKIGNKLYGFAEEVLDAVSILLDPRLAFILFIQSMVQWTLNSLVYLWVAWAVGLPMSFEVGMMVMIASNLGMVVPAAPGYIGTFEVVILAVLPASLNVAYANRDLVFTYALLEHIVGFLPVVLLGAFYTWHEGLKLGKVDKTLEQESLTTPAAEIKMR; encoded by the coding sequence ATGAAGTATCTCAAATTTGTAATCGGGTTACTGATCAGCGGCGTTTGTCTTTGGTTGGCGATCAAGGATATTCAGTTTGCTAAAGTAGGCGATGCGCTTGGCACGCTCAATTGGTGGTGGCTTCTGTCAATTAGTATCCCCACTGCGATAGTTATCTACTTGAAAGTGTGGCGCAACCAAATATTGCTAAAGCCCGACCACGTACATAAATATCGTCTTTTCACCGCGCTGATGATCAGTTACCTATGGAACACTATTTTACCGGCGCGTTTGGGTGAGGTGGTACGCGCCTATACCGTAGCTCGTACCGAAAAGATTGGTACGGTTAGGGTATTCTCCGCCATATTGCTGGAAAAAATTCTAGACATTATCCCTTGTTTTGTACTTCTTTTGGGGCTTATTCCTTTCCTTTCGATAGAAGATGGCTTTAAGACCAGTGTATTACTGTTGGGTAGTGTAATGGTGGGGGCGTTTCTAGTCTGTTTGTTAATGGCTTGGCAACGCAATCGGGCTGAGAAATTTATCAAGTTTGTACTAAAACTGCTACCTGCGAAAATTGGCAATAAGTTGTACGGTTTTGCCGAAGAAGTACTGGATGCCGTTTCAATCTTACTCGACCCTCGCCTTGCGTTTATCTTGTTTATTCAATCGATGGTGCAGTGGACTCTCAATTCGTTGGTATATCTGTGGGTTGCTTGGGCGGTGGGTTTGCCTATGTCGTTCGAGGTCGGCATGATGGTGATGATCGCCAGCAATTTAGGTATGGTAGTACCAGCTGCTCCCGGTTACATCGGTACTTTTGAAGTGGTGATTTTGGCGGTGTTACCCGCCTCGTTGAATGTTGCCTACGCTAACCGTGACCTCGTATTTACTTACGCTCTACTCGAACATATCGTGGGCTTCCTGCCGGTAGTTTTGCTGGGCGCGTTTTATACTTGGCACGAAGGTTTGAAACTGGGCAAAGTGGATAAAACTTTAGAACAGGAATCATTAACAACGCCTGCTGCTGAAATCAAAATGCGCTAA